The Pectobacterium sp. A5351 genome contains the following window.
CATCCGGCGGTATGACCGGTTTATTCCGCGTTAGGGTTACGCGTGGTGGTGCCCGGCAGATTGCGCAGCAGTAGCGCATAATCCAGCGAGACATCGTCCGGTACGGGCAGATAGACGATGTGGCCGTTACCCGGTGCCACATCGGCGGGTTGCCCTTTGATATTTTGCATGGATTCGATGGTGAATTGAATATTGCCGTTTGGCGTCATCATCTCCACGCTGTCGCCGCAGGAAAACTTGTTCTTCACCTCGACTTCCGCCAGCCCATTGCGACGCACGCCGGTGAATTCACCGACAAACTGCTGACGATCGGAAACGGAATAGCCGTAATCGTAGTTCTGGTAATCTTCATGCACGTGGCGACGCAGGAAGCCTTCGGTGTAGCCACGGTGTGCTAAGCCCTCCAGCGTTTCCAGCAGCGTCGGGTCGAACGGTTTACCCGCGACAGCATCGTCGATGGCGCGGCGATAAACCTGCGCAGTACGGGCACAGTAATAGAATGACTTGGTGCGGCCTTCGATTTTCAGCGAGTGCACCTGCATCTGCGTCAGGCGTTCAACGTGCTGGATGGCACGCAGATCGCGGGAGTTCATGATGTAGGTGCCGTGCTCGTCTTCAAAAGCGCTCATGTATTCGCCGGGGCGCATGCTTTCTTCCAGCATAAAGACTTTGTCGGTCGGTTCGCCGATGCCCAACGCAGGCTCAACATTCTTCACCGCGATAGGTTCGTGCTGATGAACGATATTGCCGATATCGTCCTCTTTACCTTCCTGAACCTTATATTCCCAGCGGCAGGCGTTAGTGCAGGTACCCTGATTCGGATCGCGTTTATTGATGTAACCGGACAGCAGGCAGCGGCCAGAGTAGGCCATACACAGCGCGCCGTGAACGAAGATCTCCAGTTCCATATCCGGCACGTTCTGGCGGATTTCTGCAATCTCTTCCAGCGACAGTTCGCGGGACAAAATGACACGCGTCAGCCCCATCTGCTGCCAGAATTTCACCGTCGCCCAGTTGACCGCGTTGGCCTGAACGGAAAGGTGAATATCTATCTGTGGGAAGTTTTCCCGCACCAGCATAATCAGGCCCGGATCGGACATGATCAGCGCATCCGGCCCCATTTCGATCACGGGTTGCAGGTCACGCAGGAAGGTTTTCAGTTTGGCATTGTGCGGTGCGATGTTAACGACCACGTAGAATTTCTTGCCCAGTTCATGCGCTTCGTTAATGGCTTGCGCCAGCGTCTGATGGTTGAATTCGTTATTGCGTACGCGCAGGCTGTAACGGGGTTGACCGGCATAAATCGCGTCCGCGCCATAGGCAAAGGCGTAGCGCATATTTTTCAGCGTACCGGCCGGAGAAAGCAGTTCCGGTTTAAACATGGTATCTCTCGATTCTGATCACAAGTCAGGCTGCTCCGCGGCGGGAGCAGTAAAGGCGGAGGATTCTAGCGCTAATAGGGGAAAATTGCAGTAGACGACACACGAAAAGTGGGGACTTTGTTTGACATAAATCAATCGTTTGACGTAAATCAATCGTTTGATGCAAATCAATTTTTTTGACCTAAATAAAGAATGGCCTGCCATTAATCGAGCAGGCCAGATCTCGTCGTATTAACGCGTCGCGAGACGGGATTTTCCAACCGTTTCACGGTTGTGGCGCTGAGACAAATCGACCAATGGGCCAACCGGTATAATTTGCGTCGGGTTCAGCCAGGCAATGCCGTAATAGCCCGCTTTGATGTGGTCGATATTGACCGTCTCTGCGACGCCTGGCCACTGGTACAGCTCGCGCAGATAATTCGACAGGTTCGGGTAGTCGGCAATACGCTTCAGGTTGCATTTGAACGCGCCGTGGTAGGCCACGTCAAAACGTACCAGTGTCACAAACAGGCGCCAGTCGGCTTCGGTCAGCGTGTCACCGAGCATATAGCGATGGCTGCCCAGATGATCGTCCAGCTCGTCCAACGTGGTGAAGAGCGTGGTGACGGCAGCGTTATAGTGTTCCTGCGTTTTGGCGAACCCGGTCTTATACACGCCGTTGTTGACGTTGCGATACACGGTTTCATTCCAGCGGTCGATCTCGCTGCGCAGCTCTGACGGATAGAAATCGAGGGAGTTGCCGGTCAGGTCGTTAAATTCGCTGTTCAGCATACGGATGATATCCGCCGATTCGTTATTCACGATGCGGCCTTCCACCCGATCCCACAGCACAGGGACCGATACCTTTCCGGTATAGTCGGGCACGCTGGCGGTGTACAACTGGTGCAGGTAGTGAATCTCCCCCACATGCTCACCCGCATCCTGCGGGGTGGCAAATTCCCAGCCGTTATCGGCAATGCGTGGGTTGGCAACCGAAAGCGAAATGATGTTCTCCAGCCCTTTCAGCTTGCGGAAAATCAGCGTGCGTGACGCCCACGGGCAGAGATAGGAGACAAAAAGCTGGTAACGCCCCGCCTCTGGCACCAGCTCGGTTTGCCGAAATTTGGTTTCTTCGCGGTGGAATGCGCCGTTTTTGATCTCTTCCGCCGCGACATCGCCGTTAACCCATTTGCCATTCACTAAGCCTGACATCTCTTTTCCCCTTGTCCGTTCTGTTGCAGGTGACCAATGTCCCGCACGGTGTGCGGGGTGATACCCGTTATTATTGTAGGCTTAAAAGAGTAACAGCCTTGGGAAAAGAGAAAATGACAAAATTTTCATTAAGTCAGACAGTATTTTTGACCAGCATGGGAAGGGGTTGGGGAGCTAGAGCCTAGTACCAGTCACTTAAGCATGGATTTAGGGGAAACACGGTGAGGAGGTTCCCGCAGGGATGCCTCACACCGTGGTCGCCCCGGTATCTCGATCCTTAAACGATCAACATTAGGCTAACGCTTAGCCGCCAGCAGGCCGTACAGCGCGGAATCTGACACCTCGCCGTCCACAATCCAACGCTGCTTTAACCGCCCTTCCTGCGTGAATCCCAGTCGTTCCAGCGAGCGGGCTGAGGCCACGTTTCGGGGATCGATTTCGGCTTCCAATCGACTTAGTCCCGCCGTTTCAAAGGCAAAATCCCGCAGGGCAGAGAGCGCTTCCGCCATATAGCCTTTGCCTTGCGCACTCGCCGCCAGACAGTAGCCGATTTCGGCGCGCTTAGACTCAATCTCAAGGTTGAACAGCACGCAGGTGCCGATCAGTTCGCCGCTCGTTTTCACCTCCAGACCCAGCTTCATGTATTGCCCGGCGCATAGCGCGCTCCAGTATTCGTCAATCGCGTCGTGCGCCTGCTCGATGTGCTGCCAGGGCGGATGGTTCCAGAAGCGCATCACGACGGAATCGGACATAAAGACGAACAGCGCTGGAGCATCATCACGATAAAGCGGGCGCAGCAGCAGGCGAGGTGTCTCGATTTTGGTGGTTTCGGAAAATGCAGTCATTATCGTGAAAGCCTCTTCTGTGTGGAACGGATTCGTGTGGAATAGAAGACGGTTATTCGGACAGATGGCCGGTTTGCAGTGCCGCAATATCGCCAGCCGCGAGGGCTTCCAGATGACGGGTGATTTTTTCTATCGGCCAGTCCCACCAGCACAGCGTTTCCAGTGCATGGATGACGTCCGGCGCAAAACGGGATTTAAGTATTTTGGCCGGATTGCCGCCAACGACCGTATAAGCGGGCACATCGGCGGTGACCACGGCACGTGACGCAATGATGGCACCATTTCCAATGCGGATGCCGGGCATGATCAGGGCGTCATAGCCAATCCAGACATCATTGCCGATGATCGTGTCGCCTTTGTAAGGCAGATCGCCAGGCTTGGGTGTCACTTTTTCCCAGCCGTTGCCAAAAATCTGAAACGGGTAAGTCGACAGTCCGGAGAGCCGATGGTTAGCGCCGTTCATGATAAATTTTGCGCCATGCGCGATGGCGCAAAACCTACCGATGATTAATTTATCGCCGAGAAACGGATAGTGGTAGAGCACATTTTGCTCGAAATTTTCCACGCCGTCGGGATCGTCATAATAGGTGTAGTCGCCAATTTCGATATTCGGGTTGGTGACAATATTTTTGATGAAACACACTTGGGGAAAACCGGCCATGGGGTAGCGGTTATCCGGATCGGGTCCGTTCAACATGGCCTCCATAAGAGCATAAGTGCCAATAACAGCATCGCGCGATTGGCGTTATACCTCATTGCAGGGTGCCGCTTCCCAGCGATAGCCGATGCCGTATACCGTGCGGATAAATGAGGTCTCTTCGTCCAACTGCTCTAGCTTGCGACGCAGGTTTTTGATGTGGCTGTCGATGGTGCGGTCGGTCACGACGCGATAATCGTCGTAGAGCTTATCCAGCAGCGCCTCGCGGGAAAACACCTTACCCGGCTCGGTGGAAAGCGTCTTGAGCAGGCGAAACTCGGCTGGCGTCAGGTCAAGGTTCTGCCCCAGATAGCTGGCCTGAAAGCCGCTTTTATCAATCAGCAGAGCCGTTTCGGTTTTCTCGATGGCTTTCATACCGTCGTTCTGCCAGCCGCAGCGACGCAGCAGCGTTCTGACGCGCACGACGACTTCGCGTGGGCTGAAGGGCTTACAAATATAGTCATCGGCACCAATTTCCAGCCCCAGCAGGCGATCGATCTCCTCGCTACGGGCGGTGACCATAATAATTGGCACGTTGGAGAACTGACGGATGGTGCGGCAGAGCGTCAGGCCATCGCAACCCGGCAGCATTAAATCCAGCAAAATGAGTGCAGGAGAGTGCTGTCGCACCCACTCGACGACATCGTGACCGTCACACAGCCAATGCGTCGCGTAGTCCGCCGCCTGAAGGTAATCCACCAGCAGTTGCCCCAGCTTGGGCTCATCTTCGACAATCAGAATAGGTGATGCCATAGCGAAATCGGGTGCGGTTGTCATAGTTCTGCTTATTTGGAGTGGATCTTAATCAGGTTCGTGCAAGGGGAACTCGATGGTAATCATCACTCCCCCTAACGGCGAATGCTCAGCATACAGCCGTCCGCTATGCGCCTCAACGATATTATTGCAGATAGCCAACCCCAGCCCAGAGCCGCCGCTGGCGCGGTTGCGTGAGCTTTCCGCACGGTAAAAGCGCTCGAAAATCAGCGTGAGCTGCTCGTCGGTCACGCCGGGGGCGCTGTCCTGCCAGATAATAGCCCAGCGTTTATGCTGCTGCATGAGGGTAATGGTCAACTGTCCCTGCTCGTCAGTGTAGCGCAGGCTATTTTCCAGCAGATTGTTAAATAGCTGGCTCAGCCGGTCTGGGTCACCAAAGACGCCAGCCTGAGTCGGTAAATCGGTGGTGAGCGTAATCTGCTTTTTCTGGAAACGCTCATGAAACGCGGCGATAGCAATATGCAGAATTTGCACCACGTCCACAGACGTTTTGCGGTAGGCCAGCGCCCCACGATCGGACAGCGTAAGCTGATGCAGATCGTCCACCAGTTTGGTCAACGTCGCGACTTCAGACTGAAGCGAATGCAGGGAATTCGAGTCGGGTTTACGTACGCCATCCTGCAAGGCTTCCAACTCGCCGCGCAGTACCGCCAGTGGCGTTCTCAACTCGTGAGAGACATCGGCCATAAACGCACGGCGAGACTGTTCGTTTTTTTCCAGCGTGATGGCAAGCTGGTTGAAATCCTGCGCCAGCCTGCCCAGTTCGTCGTGCGAGCTTGCCACTACCCGCGTGCTGAAATCCCCCGATGCCAAACTGTGCATGCCGTTGACCAGTCGTTTGACGGGGGCGAATAGGCCACGCGCGGTCAGCCAGGTGGCGATGATCGCGAGCAGCGTTGAGAGCGCGACAATCAGCCAACTGGTACGCTGCTGCTGTTGATCGAAACTGATATCGGCGTTGCGGGTCAGGCGTTCAACGGGCGAGGCGACAATCCAGCCGACCGTTTGGTTTTGTACCTCAATCGGTTGCCAGGTGCCTTCGTTCGGGATGGGGGCGGGAGATCCAAACAGCTTGCGTTTGCCGGTATCGAGCACCCACAGGCGCACGCGTAGCCCCTGCATACTGTTGTCGGTGTCGTTGTTCTGATCCAGCGAGTGCAGCATTTTGAACACCAGCCGGTCATTGTTGCGCAGGAATGACCAGTCGCCGTGCTGCTGATATTGTTCCGCCAGCGCATCGCGCAGTTGCGTGACCCGCTGTTCGTTGCCGCGCTTAATGTAGTCGATAAAGCCGCGTTCGAAGCTGACGCGCACACCCCAATGCATGGTAATCAGTACCAGCATGCAGGTGGCGAAAATCGCGAGAAACAGCTTGGCGGTGATTCCGAATTTCATAACGACCTCACGATTTGCGCGGCAGCGTTGACTGCTTGACGCTGTCCATTGGCACGCGATTAAAAATCAACACGGGCAGGGCGATGATCACGATCATGCTGAGATAGGTGTAAATAAACACCATATGGGTTTCCCCGCTCCCCGCCGCCATATGCGGTTGGGAAAACATGCCCAGCAGAATGCCTGCGATGCTGACGCCGAGGCTGGTGGATAACTGCATCGTCATCGACAGCAGGCTATTGCCGCCGCTGGCGAGCGTATCCGGCAGATCTTTCAGCGTCAGTGTGTTCATGGTGGAAAAACGAACGGCGTTCACCATCCCAAGGAAGAACAAGACAATTGGGATCATCCAGATCCATTGCATCAGCGCGACCAGTGCGAACAGCGCCGTGACCAGCGCCAGCAGCAGCGTGGAGACAATCAGCACGCGGCGGTAGCCAAGTCGGTTGACGACCTGCACCACGATCCGCTTCATTCCCATGCTGCCTAGTACCATCGGCACCATCATCAGCCCGGCGTGGAACGGAGAAAACCCCATTCCCAACTGTAAAAACAGCGGCGTCATAAACGGCAACATGCCGCTGCCGATGCGCGCCAAGAGCCCACCTGTCAGGCCGATAGAAAAGGTGGATGTGTCGAACAGATGCAGGTTAAACAGCGCCCGTTTGTTGTGGCGCGCGTGCAGCCAGTAGCTTAATAGCGCGATCAGCCCGACGGCGATTAACGCGAAAATGGCAATCGGTGGGATGCCCAGGCTGCGGTTGCCGTCCAGCGCCAGCGTTAAGGTGGCCATGCCAACTGCAAGCCAGAGGAAGCCGCTGATGTCAAAACGCTGCGTCCGCATAGTGTAATTGGGCATCAGGAACCAGGTTGCCAGCGCGCCGATAATACCAACGGGCAGGTTGATGAGGAAGATCCAGTGCCAACTGGCATATTCCACCAGAAAGCCGCCGAGCGCGGGCCCCATTAACGGGCCAATCTGGCCGGGTAGCGTCACGAATGTCATCGCCGCCATATACTGATCGCGCGGGACGATCTTTATCACCGTCAGGCGGCCTACCGGCACCATCATCGCACCGCCGACGCCCTGAATGACGCGTGAGGCCAGCAGCTCATTCAGCGTTTCCGAACGGGCGCACAGCAGTGAGCCGAGCGTAAACAGCAAAATCGCGGTGAAAAAGATGTTCTTCACGCCGATACGATCGGCCAGCCAGCCGCTGGCAGGCAGCATCACCGCAACGGTCAGCACATAGGAAACAATCACCGAATGCATATGCAGCGGGCTTTCATTTAGACTCGCGGCCATTGAAGGCAGCGCGGTATTCACGATGGTGGTATCCAGCGTTTGCATAAAAAAGCCAAAGGCAACAATCCAGAGCTGCCAGCGGACGGAGGCTGGTTGGGTCATCTTCCATGACCCTCTGGATAGTTGGATATATTCGGCATCGTCGGTGGTGTCCTCACATTGTGAATATTTTTATCTCGGCGAGGTTTCGTGCGCTCAAGTATCACCGTTTTTCTAGTAGCGTTCCGAACGCGCCCGACCAAGGGCGGCTCAATTGCCGTCGCCCTTGGAACCCTGGCTTTTGGCGGGAAATTATGCCGCTATGCGGTGCCTTCGGGAAAAGCATCCTCTTTGCGGACCGCCGCTGACGCGTTCCCTACGCGGCATCGGCTTGCGCGGCATCCATGCCGCTTATCCGAGAGTATGCTTTTCCCTCAGCATAATTTACGCCAAGGTGGGAGTACGTTGCGAGTTAAGCGCACGAAACCTCCCCAGAAATAGCATGTTATTAGATCTTTACCGTTGCTCATATTCAGTCATGATAGTGACAAATCCTTCTCCGGGGCTTTGCGACGAATATGCCTCAGCTTGTCGAAAAACAGATACACCACCGGGGTGGTGTACAGCGTGAGGATTTGGCTCATCACCAGCCCGCCGACAATCGTGATGCCGAGTGGCTGGCGCAGCTCGGCACCATCACCGCTGGTCAGCACCAGCGGTAGTGCACCAAACAGCGCGGCCAGCGTGGTCATCATAATCGGGCGGAAACGCAGCAGGCAGGCCTGAAAAATGGCGTCCTGTGCGCTCAACCCGCCGCTGCGCTGCGCCACCAGCGCAAAATCCACCATCATGATCGCATTCTTCTTCACGATCCCAATCAGCAACATGATGCCAATCAGCGCGACCAGACTAAACGGTGCGCCAAACCACTCCAGCGCCAGCAACGCCCCCACGCCCGCCGAGGGCAGGGTAGACAGAATCGTCAGCGGATGCACATAGCTCTCATACAGCATACCCAGCACGATATACACGGTGATAATCGCCGCCAGAATCAGCAACAGTTGGGAAGACTGTGATTGCTGGAACGCCTGCGCCGTACCGGAGAACTTTCCGCGTACTGCGGGTGGCACGCCCAGCGACGTCATGGTTCTTTCTATCGCCGCCGTGGCGCTGGACAGATCGGTGCCTTCCGGCAGGTTGAAAGAGATGGTCGAGGCGGCAGACAACCCCTGATGGTTCACCGATAGTGGCGCGTTGATCGGCTTCCAACTGGCGAAATAAGAGAGCGGGATAGGCTTACCTTCGTTATTGATCACGAACATCTTGTTCAGTGAATTGACGTCCTGCGTGTAGGCATCGTCCACTTCCATCACCACCTTATATTGGTTTAATGGCTGGTAAATGGTTGAAATCTGGCGCTGTCCGAAGGCGTTATTGAGCAGTGCGTTAGCGGCAGAAACGCTGATGCCGAGCTGCGCCATCGCATCGCGATCGTAGGTGAGCGCCATTTCCGCGCCTTTATCTTGCTGATCGGAGTTCACGTCGGCCAATTCAGGCAGTTTGCTGAAAGCGGTGCGAATCTTGGGTTCCCAGATGCGCAGCTCGCTCAAATCGTCAGACAGCAGCGTGTACTGATACCCGGCATTCGCTTCCCGACCGCCGATGCGAATATCCTGCACCGGCATGAGAAACAGGTTAGCGCCGGGTTCTTTTGCCAGCTTGATGCGCAGGCGGCTGATCACCTGCTGTGCCGATACATCTCGCTCGGACAGCGGCTTAAGCGAGATAAACATTGAGCCGCTGTTGGTGCGCGATCCGCCAGTAAACCCGTTCACGTTATCCACCGCCGGGTCGCTGCTGACAATGGTCATGAAGTTCTGGAGTTTTACCGTCATGGCCTGAAAAGAAATACTCTGATCTGCCTGAATAAAGCCCATCAGCCTGCCCGTGTCCTGCTCTGGGAAGAAGGTCTTGGGAATGCTGATATACAGCCAGACGTTGAGCGCGATCGTGCCCAGCAGGAGCAGCAACACCCAGCGTGCATGGTTGAGCACCCACTTCAGCGAGCGCCCGTAGCCTTGTTGCATCGCCAACAGCACGCGGTTAAAACCACGGGTGCGTGGCTGGCTACGCTTGGGAACGGCACGTAGCAGGCGGGCGCACAGCATCGGCGTCAGCGTCAGCGAGATCAGCAGCGAAATCATGATTGCCACCGACAGCGTGACGGCGAATTCGCGGAATAACCGCCCCGGCAAGCCATCCATCAGCAGCAGGGGGATGAACACCGCCACCAGCGACAGGCTCATGGATAAGACGGTGAACCCCACTTCACGCACGCCCTGAAGCGACGCCGGTAGCGGCTTCATGCCAGCTTCGATGTGGCGGGAAATATTCTCCAGCACCACGATGGCGTCATCCACCACGAAACCGGTGGCAATGGTCAGCGCCATCAGCGACAGGTTGTTTAGGCTAAAGCCGCACAGGTACATCGCTGCGAAGGTGCCGATAAGCGATGCCGGTACGGCCAGTGCCGGAATGGCGGTTGCCCGGCCGGAACGTAGGAACAGGAAGACGACCAAAATAACCAGCGCGACGGCGACCACCAGTGATTGTTCCACTTCTGCCAGTGACGCGCGAATGGTGGGAGAACGATCCTGTGCGACATCCAACTGTATTTCGGCAGGCAGGCTGGCGCGCAGTTCCGGCATGGCGGCGCGGATATTGTCTACCGTGGTAATAATGTTGGCATCCGGCGCGCGGCGAATCATCACCAGAATCGCAGGCTTCGAGTTCGCCATCCCTGCGTTACGGGAGTTCTGCACCGAATCTTCTACCGTGGCGACGTCGCTCAGGCGGACGGCGGCCCCGTTGTTGTAGTGGATAATCAGCGGCGCGTAGGCATCGGCAGTTTTGAGTTCATCGTTGGTTTGTATCTGCCAGCTTTTCTGGCTGTTTTCCACATTCCCCAGCGGCTGGCGCACGTTCGCCTGCGCGATGGCCTGCCGCACCTCATCGAGGGAAATTCCCTGATTAAACAGCGCAACTGGATTCAGCGCGACGCGCACGGCGGGCAGTGAACTCCCGCCGATGGAGACATCGCCAACGCCTTCCATCTGCGAAATTTTTTGCGACAGCTGGGTAGAGGCAAAGTCGTACAGCTGTCCCTGACTGTAGGTGTCCGAGGTCAGCGTCAGAATCATGACGGGGGCGTCGGACGGATTGACTTTGCGGTAGGTCGGGCGGCTGGACATACCGGACGGCAGCAGGTTCTGTGCCGCATTGATGGCCGCCTGCACATCACGCGCTGCGCCATTGATATCCCTGTCGAGGTTAAACACCAGAATAACGCGCGTGCTGCCGAGCGAACTGGTGGAG
Protein-coding sequences here:
- the trhP gene encoding prephenate-dependent tRNA uridine(34) hydroxylase TrhP, with the translated sequence MFKPELLSPAGTLKNMRYAFAYGADAIYAGQPRYSLRVRNNEFNHQTLAQAINEAHELGKKFYVVVNIAPHNAKLKTFLRDLQPVIEMGPDALIMSDPGLIMLVRENFPQIDIHLSVQANAVNWATVKFWQQMGLTRVILSRELSLEEIAEIRQNVPDMELEIFVHGALCMAYSGRCLLSGYINKRDPNQGTCTNACRWEYKVQEGKEDDIGNIVHQHEPIAVKNVEPALGIGEPTDKVFMLEESMRPGEYMSAFEDEHGTYIMNSRDLRAIQHVERLTQMQVHSLKIEGRTKSFYYCARTAQVYRRAIDDAVAGKPFDPTLLETLEGLAHRGYTEGFLRRHVHEDYQNYDYGYSVSDRQQFVGEFTGVRRNGLAEVEVKNKFSCGDSVEMMTPNGNIQFTIESMQNIKGQPADVAPGNGHIVYLPVPDDVSLDYALLLRNLPGTTTRNPNAE
- a CDS encoding Vat family streptogramin A O-acetyltransferase, producing the protein MLNGPDPDNRYPMAGFPQVCFIKNIVTNPNIEIGDYTYYDDPDGVENFEQNVLYHYPFLGDKLIIGRFCAIAHGAKFIMNGANHRLSGLSTYPFQIFGNGWEKVTPKPGDLPYKGDTIIGNDVWIGYDALIMPGIRIGNGAIIASRAVVTADVPAYTVVGGNPAKILKSRFAPDVIHALETLCWWDWPIEKITRHLEALAAGDIAALQTGHLSE
- a CDS encoding glutathione S-transferase family protein, with translation MSGLVNGKWVNGDVAAEEIKNGAFHREETKFRQTELVPEAGRYQLFVSYLCPWASRTLIFRKLKGLENIISLSVANPRIADNGWEFATPQDAGEHVGEIHYLHQLYTASVPDYTGKVSVPVLWDRVEGRIVNNESADIIRMLNSEFNDLTGNSLDFYPSELRSEIDRWNETVYRNVNNGVYKTGFAKTQEHYNAAVTTLFTTLDELDDHLGSHRYMLGDTLTEADWRLFVTLVRFDVAYHGAFKCNLKRIADYPNLSNYLRELYQWPGVAETVNIDHIKAGYYGIAWLNPTQIIPVGPLVDLSQRHNRETVGKSRLATR
- the baeR gene encoding two-component system response regulator BaeR, whose product is MTTAPDFAMASPILIVEDEPKLGQLLVDYLQAADYATHWLCDGHDVVEWVRQHSPALILLDLMLPGCDGLTLCRTIRQFSNVPIIMVTARSEEIDRLLGLEIGADDYICKPFSPREVVVRVRTLLRRCGWQNDGMKAIEKTETALLIDKSGFQASYLGQNLDLTPAEFRLLKTLSTEPGKVFSREALLDKLYDDYRVVTDRTIDSHIKNLRRKLEQLDEETSFIRTVYGIGYRWEAAPCNEV
- a CDS encoding GNAT family N-acetyltransferase: MTAFSETTKIETPRLLLRPLYRDDAPALFVFMSDSVVMRFWNHPPWQHIEQAHDAIDEYWSALCAGQYMKLGLEVKTSGELIGTCVLFNLEIESKRAEIGYCLAASAQGKGYMAEALSALRDFAFETAGLSRLEAEIDPRNVASARSLERLGFTQEGRLKQRWIVDGEVSDSALYGLLAAKR
- the mdtC gene encoding multidrug efflux RND transporter permease subunit MdtC, whose translation is MKFFALFIHRPVATLLLTLAIALCGVLGFRLLPVSPLPQVDFPVISVSASLPGASPETMASAVATPLERALGRIAGVSEMTSTSSLGSTRVILVFNLDRDINGAARDVQAAINAAQNLLPSGMSSRPTYRKVNPSDAPVMILTLTSDTYSQGQLYDFASTQLSQKISQMEGVGDVSIGGSSLPAVRVALNPVALFNQGISLDEVRQAIAQANVRQPLGNVENSQKSWQIQTNDELKTADAYAPLIIHYNNGAAVRLSDVATVEDSVQNSRNAGMANSKPAILVMIRRAPDANIITTVDNIRAAMPELRASLPAEIQLDVAQDRSPTIRASLAEVEQSLVVAVALVILVVFLFLRSGRATAIPALAVPASLIGTFAAMYLCGFSLNNLSLMALTIATGFVVDDAIVVLENISRHIEAGMKPLPASLQGVREVGFTVLSMSLSLVAVFIPLLLMDGLPGRLFREFAVTLSVAIMISLLISLTLTPMLCARLLRAVPKRSQPRTRGFNRVLLAMQQGYGRSLKWVLNHARWVLLLLLGTIALNVWLYISIPKTFFPEQDTGRLMGFIQADQSISFQAMTVKLQNFMTIVSSDPAVDNVNGFTGGSRTNSGSMFISLKPLSERDVSAQQVISRLRIKLAKEPGANLFLMPVQDIRIGGREANAGYQYTLLSDDLSELRIWEPKIRTAFSKLPELADVNSDQQDKGAEMALTYDRDAMAQLGISVSAANALLNNAFGQRQISTIYQPLNQYKVVMEVDDAYTQDVNSLNKMFVINNEGKPIPLSYFASWKPINAPLSVNHQGLSAASTISFNLPEGTDLSSATAAIERTMTSLGVPPAVRGKFSGTAQAFQQSQSSQLLLILAAIITVYIVLGMLYESYVHPLTILSTLPSAGVGALLALEWFGAPFSLVALIGIMLLIGIVKKNAIMMVDFALVAQRSGGLSAQDAIFQACLLRFRPIMMTTLAALFGALPLVLTSGDGAELRQPLGITIVGGLVMSQILTLYTTPVVYLFFDKLRHIRRKAPEKDLSLS
- a CDS encoding MFS transporter; protein product: MTQPASVRWQLWIVAFGFFMQTLDTTIVNTALPSMAASLNESPLHMHSVIVSYVLTVAVMLPASGWLADRIGVKNIFFTAILLFTLGSLLCARSETLNELLASRVIQGVGGAMMVPVGRLTVIKIVPRDQYMAAMTFVTLPGQIGPLMGPALGGFLVEYASWHWIFLINLPVGIIGALATWFLMPNYTMRTQRFDISGFLWLAVGMATLTLALDGNRSLGIPPIAIFALIAVGLIALLSYWLHARHNKRALFNLHLFDTSTFSIGLTGGLLARIGSGMLPFMTPLFLQLGMGFSPFHAGLMMVPMVLGSMGMKRIVVQVVNRLGYRRVLIVSTLLLALVTALFALVALMQWIWMIPIVLFFLGMVNAVRFSTMNTLTLKDLPDTLASGGNSLLSMTMQLSTSLGVSIAGILLGMFSQPHMAAGSGETHMVFIYTYLSMIVIIALPVLIFNRVPMDSVKQSTLPRKS
- the baeS gene encoding two-component system sensor histidine kinase BaeS, which codes for MKFGITAKLFLAIFATCMLVLITMHWGVRVSFERGFIDYIKRGNEQRVTQLRDALAEQYQQHGDWSFLRNNDRLVFKMLHSLDQNNDTDNSMQGLRVRLWVLDTGKRKLFGSPAPIPNEGTWQPIEVQNQTVGWIVASPVERLTRNADISFDQQQQRTSWLIVALSTLLAIIATWLTARGLFAPVKRLVNGMHSLASGDFSTRVVASSHDELGRLAQDFNQLAITLEKNEQSRRAFMADVSHELRTPLAVLRGELEALQDGVRKPDSNSLHSLQSEVATLTKLVDDLHQLTLSDRGALAYRKTSVDVVQILHIAIAAFHERFQKKQITLTTDLPTQAGVFGDPDRLSQLFNNLLENSLRYTDEQGQLTITLMQQHKRWAIIWQDSAPGVTDEQLTLIFERFYRAESSRNRASGGSGLGLAICNNIVEAHSGRLYAEHSPLGGVMITIEFPLHEPD